A genomic stretch from Deltaproteobacteria bacterium GWC2_65_14 includes:
- a CDS encoding tRNA (guanosine(37)-N1)-methyltransferase TrmD: MRIDILTLFPGIFSGPLDHSILARAREGERLRVEVHDLREFAPGKHRVTDEPPFGGGGGMVMKPEPIFLGVESIRDRFGPGKTILLSPQGELLTLELARELAGENHLILVCGRYEGVDQRVADHLADREVSIGDYVLTGGELPALVLVDAVARFLPGVLGDPEAPFRDSFCGGILEGPQYTRPREFRGHPVPEELLSGNHAEIERWRREEALRRTALRRPDLLRKRLTPGEGVE; encoded by the coding sequence GTGCGGATCGACATCCTGACCCTGTTTCCCGGGATCTTCTCCGGGCCGCTCGACCACAGCATCCTCGCCAGGGCGAGGGAGGGGGAGCGGCTCCGGGTCGAGGTCCACGACCTGCGGGAGTTCGCGCCGGGAAAGCACCGGGTGACCGACGAGCCTCCCTTCGGTGGCGGGGGGGGGATGGTGATGAAGCCGGAGCCGATCTTTCTGGGGGTCGAGTCGATCCGGGATCGGTTCGGCCCGGGGAAAACGATCCTGCTCTCCCCCCAGGGGGAGCTGCTCACCCTGGAGCTGGCCCGGGAGCTGGCCGGGGAGAACCACCTGATCCTGGTCTGCGGCCGGTACGAGGGGGTCGACCAGCGGGTCGCCGACCACCTGGCCGACCGGGAGGTCTCGATCGGGGACTATGTCCTGACCGGAGGGGAGCTTCCCGCCCTGGTGCTGGTCGACGCCGTCGCGAGGTTTCTCCCCGGCGTCCTGGGCGACCCGGAGGCCCCCTTCCGGGATTCCTTCTGCGGGGGGATCCTCGAGGGGCCGCAGTACACCCGCCCCCGGGAGTTCCGGGGGCATCCCGTGCCGGAGGAGCTTCTCTCCGGAAACCATGCGGAAATCGAGCGTTGGCGGCGGGAGGAGGCGCTCCGCCGGACCGCCCTCCGGCGCCCCGACCTTCTCAGGAAACGGTTGACACCCGGCGAGGGTGTGGAATAG
- a CDS encoding 16S rRNA processing protein RimM, translating to MRETFIEVGRVAGAHGVRGKIKVEAWSGDPSGLLSAGRIRVGGTAGTARERDYEVKAAHRSGGCAVFLLEGIGSAEEADGLRGAAVSLRRSDLPPAGEDEYYWVDLVGCEVADGEGRPLGVVAGVTEGPAHDWLVIRRGDGEALLPMIGAFVRRVDLAGRRITASPPEGW from the coding sequence ATGAGGGAGACCTTCATCGAGGTGGGGCGGGTCGCCGGCGCCCACGGCGTCCGGGGAAAGATCAAGGTCGAGGCCTGGTCCGGCGATCCTTCCGGGCTTCTCTCCGCGGGGCGGATCCGGGTCGGAGGAACGGCGGGGACGGCCCGGGAACGGGACTACGAGGTGAAGGCGGCGCACCGCTCCGGCGGATGCGCCGTTTTCCTTCTGGAAGGGATCGGCTCCGCGGAGGAGGCGGACGGGCTCCGGGGGGCGGCCGTGTCGCTGCGCCGGTCGGACCTTCCGCCCGCCGGGGAGGACGAGTACTACTGGGTGGACCTGGTCGGCTGCGAGGTCGCGGACGGTGAGGGGCGGCCGCTGGGGGTCGTCGCCGGGGTGACCGAAGGACCCGCCCACGACTGGCTCGTGATCCGGCGGGGGGACGGGGAGGCGCTGCTCCCCATGATCGGGGCCTTTGTGCGGAGAGTCGACCTGGCGGGGCGCCGGATCACCGCGTCCCCCCCGGAAGGGTGGTGA
- a CDS encoding 30S ribosomal protein S16, whose amino-acid sequence MSVKIRLTRTGRKKLPSYRVVVADSKAPRDGRFIARVGTYDPKENPARFLVDEKQVLSWLSRGAQPTETVRSLLAKAGIWKKFQESKKGKQAVA is encoded by the coding sequence ATGTCGGTAAAGATCCGGTTGACGCGGACGGGACGGAAGAAGCTCCCCTCCTACCGCGTGGTGGTGGCCGATTCGAAGGCCCCACGGGACGGGCGGTTCATCGCGAGGGTGGGGACCTACGATCCGAAGGAAAACCCGGCCCGCTTCCTGGTGGATGAGAAACAGGTCCTTTCGTGGCTGTCCCGCGGGGCGCAGCCGACCGAGACGGTCCGGAGCCTGCTCGCGAAGGCTGGGATCTGGAAGAAGTTCCAGGAGTCGAAGAAGGGGAAGCAGGCGGTCGCCTGA
- a CDS encoding signal recognition particle protein: MFENLSEKFQGVLKGLRGHGRISEGNVEEALREVRLALLEADVNYKVVKEFTAAVREKALGAEVLASLSPDQHFIKIVHGEMAKMMGGEAQDLDLARKPPVSLMLVGLQGSGKTTSCGKLALHLRKRKRRPFLVPADVYRPAAIEQLKVLGGQIGIPVFDSDPGADPVEICRQAMSLADRLGHDTLLLDTAGRLHIDEELMEELRRIKEAVAPSEILLVADAMTGQDAVNVAKAFHAKVGLTGVFLTKMDGDARGGAALSIRAVTGAPVKFVGVGEKLDALEPFFPERMASRILGMGDILTLVEKAQDTVDEKQAQELERKIRRSEFTLEDFRDQMVSIRKMGSLEEILGMIPGLGGKMKELKKAAPDEKELTRIVAIIDSMTREERRNAKILNGSRRKRIAAGSGTTVQEVNRLLKNFQQAEGMLKRFAKGGKRKGGRGGIPFLQ; this comes from the coding sequence ATGTTCGAGAACCTGTCGGAAAAGTTCCAGGGGGTCCTGAAGGGCCTGCGCGGCCACGGGCGGATCTCCGAGGGGAACGTCGAGGAGGCGCTCCGGGAGGTGCGGCTCGCCCTCCTGGAGGCCGACGTCAACTACAAGGTGGTCAAGGAGTTCACCGCCGCCGTCCGGGAGAAGGCGCTCGGCGCGGAGGTGCTCGCCTCGCTTTCCCCCGACCAGCACTTCATCAAGATCGTCCACGGCGAGATGGCGAAGATGATGGGGGGGGAGGCGCAGGATCTCGACCTGGCACGCAAGCCCCCGGTGTCCCTGATGCTCGTGGGGCTCCAGGGCTCGGGGAAGACCACCTCCTGCGGGAAGCTGGCGCTCCACCTCCGGAAGCGGAAGCGGCGCCCCTTCCTGGTCCCGGCCGACGTCTACCGGCCTGCCGCGATCGAGCAGCTCAAGGTTCTCGGCGGGCAGATCGGCATCCCCGTGTTCGACAGCGACCCCGGGGCCGATCCGGTCGAGATCTGCCGGCAGGCGATGAGTCTGGCGGACCGCCTAGGGCACGACACCCTGCTGCTGGACACCGCGGGGCGTCTCCACATCGACGAGGAGCTGATGGAGGAGCTGCGCCGGATCAAGGAGGCGGTGGCCCCGTCCGAGATCCTGCTGGTGGCCGACGCGATGACCGGGCAGGATGCGGTGAACGTGGCCAAGGCCTTCCACGCGAAGGTGGGGCTTACCGGCGTGTTCCTGACCAAGATGGACGGCGACGCCCGCGGCGGGGCGGCCCTCTCCATCCGGGCGGTCACCGGGGCGCCGGTCAAGTTCGTAGGCGTGGGGGAGAAGCTCGACGCCCTGGAGCCCTTCTTCCCCGAGCGGATGGCCTCCCGCATCCTGGGGATGGGCGACATCCTGACGCTGGTCGAGAAGGCGCAGGACACGGTCGACGAGAAGCAGGCCCAGGAGCTCGAGCGGAAGATCCGCAGGAGCGAATTCACCCTCGAGGACTTCCGGGACCAGATGGTAAGCATAAGGAAGATGGGGTCGCTCGAGGAGATCCTGGGGATGATCCCGGGGCTCGGGGGGAAGATGAAGGAGCTCAAGAAGGCGGCCCCCGACGAGAAGGAGCTGACCCGGATCGTGGCGATCATCGACTCGATGACGCGGGAGGAGCGCCGGAACGCGAAAATCCTGAACGGCAGCCGCAGGAAGCGGATCGCCGCCGGCAGCGGCACGACCGTCCAGGAGGTGAACCGGCTGCTGAAGAACTTCCAGCAGGCCGAGGGGATGCTCAAGCGCTTCGCGAAGGGGGGAAAGCGGAAAGGGGGGAGGGGGGGGATCCCCTTCCTCCAGTGA